One genomic window of Quercus robur chromosome 6, dhQueRobu3.1, whole genome shotgun sequence includes the following:
- the LOC126733044 gene encoding UDP-glycosyltransferase 91A1-like encodes MTSNEKKLHIAMFPWLAFGHMIPYLELAKLIAQKGHRISFISTSRNIDRLPKLPPNLASLIDLVKLPLPHVDNLPEDAEATIDVPSNKVPYLSKAYDALQDSVALFLKDSQPDWLLYDFAPYWLPRIARELGIPNAFFSIFIAALLSFMGSKALFGDRKNPEDFTVPPKWVPFPTTVAYRFFESMKIFECTEADVSNVSVFSRFVEVLDGCDIVVVRSCMELEPEWLCLLEDLHRKPILPIGQLPTIVLNSEDETDTWLWMKEWLDKQAKGSVVYVAFGSEAKPSQEELTEIALGLEQSKLPFFFVLRTRRGTADTGLIELPEGFEERTKGQGVVCTNWVPQLKILAHDSVGGFFTHSGWTSVVEALQFGRALILLTFYSDQGINAKVLEEKQIGYLIPRNEQDGSFTRDSVAKSLRLVMVEEEGKLYRDKAQEMKGLFGDRQSQDLYLESFLDYLKTHQRLSKLPSENICS; translated from the coding sequence ATGACCAGCAACGAGAAGAAGCTTCACATAGCCATGTTCCCATGGCTAGCCTTTGGGCATATGATCCCCTACCTAGAGCTCGCCAAGCTCATAGCTCAAAAGGGTCACCGCATCTCCTTCATATCCACCTCTCGAAACATTGATCGCCTCCCCAAACTCCCGCCCAATTTGGCTTCCCTCATAGATTTGGTGAAACTTCCATTACCCCACGTGGACAACCTCCCAGAAGATGCCGAGGCCACCATTGATGTCCCTTCAAACAAGGTCCCGTACCTCTCAAAGGCATACGATGCTCTCCAAGACTCTGTGGCTCTGTTCCTAAAAGACTCACAGCCAGATTGGCTTCTTTACGACTTTGCTCCTTATTGGTTACCAAGAATAGCTCGGGAACTAGGCATCCCAAACGCTTTCTTCAGTATATTCATCGCTGCCTTACTGAGCTTCATGGGGTCGAAAGCCCTTTTCGGCGACCGCAAGAACCCAGAGGATTTTACAGTGCCGCCCAAGTGGGTCCCATTCCCAACCACGGTGGCGTATCGGTTCTTCGAGAGTATGAAAATCTTCGAGTGCACAGAGGCCgacgtgtcaaacgtgtctgtTTTTTCCCGTTTCGTGGAAGTACTTGATGGTTGCGACATAGTGGTTGTGAGAAGCTGCATGGAGCTCGAGCCAGAGTGGCTATGTCTTCTTGAGGATCTTCACAGGAAACCGATTCTCCCAATTGGTCAACTTCCCACTATAGTGCTCAACAGCGAGGATGAAACCGACACATGGTTGTGGATGAAAGAGTGGCTGGACAAGCAAGCCAAAGGTTCAGTAGTGTACGTAGCATTTGGGAGCGAGGCAAAGCCTAGTCAAGAGGAACTCACTGAGATAGCTCTTGGTTTGGAACAGTCCAAGTTACCCTTCTTCTTTGTACTAAGAACTCGACGTGGGACAGCTGATACTGGGTTGATCGAGTTACCAGAGGGGTTCGAGGAGCGAACCAAAGGACAAGGGGTGGTTTGTACGAATTGGGTACCTCAGCTCAAGATTTTAGCTCATGACTCCGTTGGTGGATTTTTCACTCACTCTGGGTGGACCTCAGTGGTGGAAGCACTTCAGTTTGGGAGAGCTCTCATATTGTTGACTTTCTATTCAGACCAAGGGATTAATGCTAAGGTTCTGGAAGAGAAACAAATTGGGTATTTGATACCAAGGAACGAGCAGGATGGTTCGTTTACAAGGGACTCGGTAGCTAAGTCACTAAGGCTGGTGATGGTAGAGGAAGAAGGCAAGCTGTACAGGGACAAGGCTCAGGAGATGAAGGGTCTGTTTGGAGACAGGCAGAGTCAGGATCTATACTTGGAAAGTTTCCTTGATTACCTGAAAACCCATCAACGTCTCTCCAAATTGCCATCTGAAAACATTTGCAGTTGA